In Pontiella desulfatans, one DNA window encodes the following:
- a CDS encoding glycoside hydrolase family 31 protein produces the protein MKRLVIAGLTLMAGLQLSAMADKLELKMLPGEYWWAGLSSKGHETPYDATSKVSYELYGDNKGNQAQPLLLSNKGRYVWSEQPIKYSFDKGTITVTTREGKIESGAKGNNLAGAFGHVSKTYFPSDGNIPDELLFTHPQYNTWIELMYDQNEEDILAYAQAIIDQGYPPGVLMIDDNWQEDYGTWEFSPRRFQDPKGMMDKLHAMGFKVMLWMCPFVSADSADFRQLAADGLLLLDPQKTQNILWANTKNKAAVIRWWNGASACLDLSNPKTQEWFKKKLDYLVEEYGVDGFKFDAGDARFYTEGVVSWQQDVSPNDHTQFFAEFGLNYPLNEYRASWKMAGLPLAQRLRDKGHKWEDLAKLIPDQMSQSVMGYAYTCPDMIGGGEYRSFLNSAVIDEELVVRSAQVHALMPMMQFSVAPWRILSKENQQICLDMANLHLKMGDHILALAKEASKTGEPIVKPMVLAFPNGGYETVKDQFVLGNDIIVAPVVEKGARSRSVVLPAGKWKAEDGQIYAGGKTVEIDVSLKRLPYFKVIR, from the coding sequence ATGAAACGATTGGTAATTGCAGGTTTAACGTTGATGGCTGGATTGCAGTTGTCAGCAATGGCAGACAAACTGGAACTTAAGATGCTGCCGGGCGAGTACTGGTGGGCGGGGCTCAGCTCCAAAGGGCATGAAACGCCTTACGACGCGACAAGCAAGGTGTCGTATGAACTTTACGGGGATAACAAGGGGAATCAGGCGCAGCCTTTGCTGCTCTCCAACAAGGGCCGCTATGTCTGGAGCGAGCAGCCGATTAAGTACTCATTTGACAAGGGCACCATCACCGTAACCACCCGTGAGGGAAAGATTGAATCGGGTGCTAAGGGGAACAACCTGGCGGGGGCCTTTGGCCATGTGTCAAAAACCTATTTTCCATCGGACGGAAATATTCCGGATGAACTGCTGTTTACACATCCGCAGTACAATACCTGGATTGAGCTGATGTATGATCAGAATGAAGAAGATATTCTGGCGTATGCGCAGGCGATTATTGATCAGGGGTATCCGCCGGGCGTGCTGATGATTGATGATAACTGGCAGGAGGATTACGGGACCTGGGAGTTTTCTCCGCGTCGGTTTCAGGATCCGAAAGGCATGATGGATAAACTGCATGCCATGGGCTTTAAGGTCATGCTCTGGATGTGCCCGTTTGTTTCGGCCGACTCGGCTGACTTCCGGCAGTTGGCAGCAGATGGTCTGCTCCTGCTTGATCCGCAGAAGACGCAGAATATTCTGTGGGCCAATACCAAGAACAAGGCGGCGGTTATCCGTTGGTGGAACGGGGCGAGTGCCTGCCTGGATCTGAGTAATCCGAAAACACAGGAATGGTTTAAAAAGAAGCTGGATTATCTGGTGGAAGAGTACGGGGTGGACGGGTTTAAGTTTGATGCGGGTGATGCCCGGTTTTACACCGAAGGCGTTGTCTCCTGGCAACAGGACGTTTCGCCTAATGACCATACGCAGTTCTTTGCGGAGTTTGGCCTTAACTATCCGTTGAATGAATACCGCGCGTCCTGGAAAATGGCCGGGCTGCCGTTGGCGCAGCGTCTCCGCGATAAAGGTCACAAATGGGAAGATCTCGCCAAACTCATTCCCGACCAGATGTCGCAGAGCGTGATGGGCTATGCCTATACCTGCCCGGATATGATCGGCGGCGGAGAATACCGTTCGTTCCTCAACAGTGCTGTCATTGATGAGGAACTGGTGGTTCGTTCCGCCCAGGTGCATGCACTGATGCCGATGATGCAGTTTTCGGTCGCTCCATGGCGGATTCTCTCCAAAGAAAACCAGCAGATCTGCCTCGATATGGCAAATCTCCATCTGAAGATGGGTGATCATATTCTGGCGCTGGCCAAAGAGGCTTCCAAAACAGGCGAACCAATCGTCAAACCCATGGTACTGGCGTTCCCGAACGGCGGCTATGAAACGGTCAAAGACCAGTTCGTGCTAGGCAACGATATCATCGTCGCCCCCGTCGTCGAAAAAGGTGCGCGCTCGCGTTCGGTGGTTCTTCCCGCGGGAAAATGGAAAGCGGAGGATGGCCAGATTTATGCCGGTGGAAAAACGGTTGAAATCGATGTTTCCCTGAAACGCCTGCCCTATTTCAAAGTCATACGTTAA
- a CDS encoding sulfatase family protein, translating into MIQKWVQGLAVAGLFCAAAVSSAERPLRQAQDRPNILFCIMDDASWAHMSAYGCEWVDTPAFDRLAKEGILFRNAYTPNAKCAPSRSSILTGRNSWQLEEAANHVVNFPAKFKTFPEALKANGYLTGKTGKGWGPGDPGKVEGEKRELIGKSWSKHKEKPPAKGMSGENYAANFADFLDAAGEQEWFFWYGAREPHRRYEYGSAVRAGKKLEMIDKVPDFWPDTEVVRNDMLDYALEIEHADMHLGRMIQTLEKRGLLDNTIILMTSDNGMPFPRCKAQEYEYSNHMPLAVMWPKGIKNPGRAVDDMVSFIDFAPTFLEVAGVPFEESGMHSSPGRSLTDVFYSEKAGQVNPERDFVLIGKERHDYSRPNNAGYPIRGIVGKDHLYLYNYELDRWPTGNPELGYLDCDGGATKTEILNMRREGKDTKYWELSFGKRTVHEELFNIAADPDCLNNRATSEKAAQLKAEMKQRMEKVLKDQDDPRILGNGAVFDTYGYSQPHAWNFYERFMAGEFTPKQTGWVNPSDFEKAPLD; encoded by the coding sequence ATGATTCAAAAATGGGTTCAGGGATTGGCGGTTGCGGGTTTATTCTGTGCTGCGGCTGTGAGTTCGGCTGAACGGCCCTTACGACAGGCTCAGGACAGGCCGAATATTCTGTTCTGTATTATGGATGATGCATCGTGGGCGCATATGAGCGCTTATGGTTGTGAGTGGGTGGATACGCCGGCTTTTGATCGATTGGCAAAAGAGGGCATCCTTTTCCGCAATGCCTACACGCCGAATGCCAAGTGTGCGCCGTCGCGTTCCAGCATTCTGACGGGCCGCAATTCGTGGCAACTGGAAGAGGCGGCAAACCACGTGGTTAATTTTCCTGCTAAATTTAAAACCTTCCCGGAGGCATTGAAGGCGAATGGATACCTGACGGGTAAGACCGGTAAGGGCTGGGGGCCGGGTGATCCGGGTAAAGTGGAGGGTGAAAAACGCGAATTGATCGGCAAGTCCTGGTCGAAGCATAAGGAAAAACCTCCGGCGAAGGGAATGTCCGGTGAGAACTATGCAGCCAACTTTGCAGACTTCCTGGATGCGGCCGGGGAGCAGGAGTGGTTTTTCTGGTACGGTGCACGTGAACCTCATCGCCGCTATGAATACGGCAGTGCGGTGCGGGCGGGTAAAAAGCTGGAGATGATCGATAAGGTACCGGACTTCTGGCCGGACACGGAGGTCGTCCGCAATGATATGCTGGATTATGCGCTGGAAATAGAGCATGCGGATATGCATCTGGGGCGGATGATCCAGACCTTGGAAAAACGCGGTCTGTTGGATAATACGATCATTTTGATGACGTCTGACAACGGGATGCCGTTCCCTCGCTGCAAGGCGCAGGAGTATGAATATTCGAATCATATGCCGCTGGCGGTTATGTGGCCGAAGGGGATTAAGAACCCGGGCCGCGCCGTGGATGACATGGTCAGCTTTATTGATTTTGCGCCGACGTTTCTGGAGGTGGCGGGGGTCCCGTTTGAAGAATCCGGAATGCATTCTTCGCCGGGCCGTAGCCTAACGGATGTTTTCTATTCCGAAAAAGCGGGACAGGTGAATCCGGAGCGCGACTTTGTGCTGATCGGCAAGGAGCGACACGATTACAGCCGCCCGAATAATGCCGGCTATCCGATCCGTGGGATCGTTGGGAAGGATCACCTTTACCTCTACAATTATGAGCTCGACCGCTGGCCGACCGGGAATCCGGAACTGGGTTATCTCGACTGCGATGGAGGGGCGACCAAAACCGAAATCCTGAATATGCGCCGTGAAGGGAAGGATACGAAATACTGGGAGCTTTCGTTTGGAAAGCGAACGGTTCATGAAGAGCTCTTTAATATTGCTGCCGATCCGGATTGTTTGAACAACAGGGCGACCAGTGAAAAAGCCGCGCAGTTGAAGGCGGAAATGAAACAGCGGATGGAGAAGGTGCTGAAGGATCAGGATGATCCGCGCATCCTGGGAAATGGTGCGGTATTTGATACATACGGCTATTCTCAGCCGCATGCGTGGAATTTTTACGAACGGTTCATGGCGGGGGAATTTACGCCGAAACAGACCGGTTGGGTTAATCCTTCTGATTTTGAAAAGGCGCCGTTGGATTAG
- a CDS encoding sialate O-acetylesterase, whose product MQNRNLTRRAFYVTAATAFASIHAFGNTKPKTRVFILSGQSNCGGAGNGDLLPTPLRAKDPQALLFSKYTANRWQPLAPYKRTAEKFGIEKEGFGPELGFGREMRKAFPDDSICIIKQSSGGTSVVAWDKNHGTEEYTALMKEAGHIGSAKKDKPPQYPVLLKTIQDALALLDQPCEISGFLWFQAEADAKTERLASQWSGRVVTLLDNLAEDVGFSSAVPLMVMDSHFPSKNLQDKPHGEQIVPALLDYAQSGAAFGADELQKKAGLESLSANEFMSAFQAVTGRGSGFFDQADRISKMKRDIRKMAAERPKTAVIDVDDLPTYEGVHFTTAGQVEIGKRLAFAYKKSGAL is encoded by the coding sequence ATGCAGAATAGAAATCTTACTCGGCGTGCTTTTTACGTAACCGCTGCAACGGCGTTTGCTTCGATACATGCGTTCGGGAATACGAAGCCGAAAACGCGTGTGTTCATTCTGTCGGGGCAGTCCAATTGCGGCGGAGCCGGTAACGGGGATTTACTGCCGACGCCGTTAAGAGCGAAAGATCCTCAGGCGTTACTCTTTTCGAAGTATACCGCAAACCGCTGGCAACCGCTTGCCCCCTATAAGCGCACTGCGGAAAAGTTTGGAATTGAAAAGGAGGGTTTCGGGCCGGAGCTGGGTTTCGGGCGGGAAATGCGGAAAGCCTTTCCAGACGATTCGATTTGTATCATCAAGCAGTCGAGCGGTGGAACCTCGGTGGTGGCCTGGGATAAGAACCATGGAACAGAGGAATATACCGCTTTGATGAAGGAGGCCGGACACATCGGTTCAGCGAAAAAGGACAAGCCGCCGCAATATCCGGTTTTACTGAAAACCATCCAGGATGCGTTGGCTTTGCTGGATCAGCCCTGTGAAATTTCCGGATTTCTTTGGTTTCAGGCGGAGGCCGATGCAAAGACGGAGCGTTTGGCTTCGCAGTGGTCCGGGCGTGTTGTGACGTTGTTGGACAATCTGGCTGAAGATGTCGGTTTCAGTTCTGCTGTTCCACTCATGGTGATGGATTCGCATTTTCCATCAAAGAATTTGCAGGATAAACCGCACGGGGAACAAATCGTCCCGGCCTTATTGGATTATGCTCAATCAGGGGCTGCTTTCGGAGCGGATGAACTGCAGAAAAAAGCCGGTTTAGAATCGCTTTCGGCGAATGAGTTTATGAGCGCTTTTCAGGCGGTCACCGGTCGAGGTTCAGGCTTTTTTGATCAGGCTGACCGTATTTCTAAAATGAAACGAGATATTCGAAAAATGGCTGCTGAACGCCCGAAGACGGCTGTCATTGATGTGGATGACCTGCCGACCTATGAAGGGGTTCATTTTACGACGGCAGGGCAGGTTGAAATCGGTAAGCGGCTGGCTTTTGCATATAAAAAGTCTGGTGCGCTGTGA
- a CDS encoding integrase core domain-containing protein produces the protein MYTHQVNEYAEASIGIVKKQCLNHFICFSLDHLNHINKEWLNYYNNHRPHQGVDIGNKILRPDFQPTDKGVIKREQRLGGVISYCYREAA, from the coding sequence ATATATACTCATCAAGTAAACGAATACGCGGAAGCCAGCATAGGTATCGTTAAGAAACAATGCCTTAACCACTTCATCTGCTTCAGTCTGGATCATCTAAATCACATTAACAAAGAGTGGCTTAATTACTATAACAACCACCGTCCTCATCAGGGAGTAGATATCGGAAACAAGATTCTCCGTCCTGATTTCCAACCAACCGACAAAGGTGTGATTAAGCGAGAACAACGCCTCGGTGGAGTAATCTCGTATTGCTACCGCGAAGCTGCCTAG
- a CDS encoding N-acyl-D-amino-acid deacylase family protein translates to MDFEIKISDGKILDGSGNIASHCDIGINNGRITKMGELSAASAEKTVHASGLTVCPGFIDTHSHSDTYLLLEPSAASKVYQGITTEICGNCGASAAPLNGDYKMPSDWLDKDYSALPSKHTCASVLGKGAPPWKTVSDYRALYEAVKPAINAALLVGHNTLHAGICGYEPRAASVNEQKRMERALEQALAEGAIGLSSGLAYPPGSAVPREEIIELAKVVVKYDGLYTTHMRSESSELLEAIDESIQIAEHAGARLQISHLKASGTSNWNKIDSAFEMIRNAQKRIPIGSDRYPYTAGSTDLDICLPKWATYGGRPAILERLRTPAVREKIREELLENPPGHWDNVMVGSTQFEEFKGHYLPEVAKALEMNEVDAFLRLIDADDLKTGGIFFGLSEENLWRVLAEPYVSIGSDGSMRAPWGPLSTDHPHPRSYGSHTRFLRAALDGKTVPLPEAIRKMTSLPAEQFGLKRRGLLKEGYAADILVFDPEEIRENATYAKPHQLSGGMRHVFVNGVHALDGGNPTSHHGGSFIARAR, encoded by the coding sequence ATGGACTTCGAGATAAAAATCAGCGACGGCAAGATCCTTGACGGATCCGGAAATATCGCTTCCCATTGCGACATAGGCATTAACAACGGAAGAATTACAAAAATGGGCGAACTTTCCGCCGCATCGGCGGAAAAAACCGTTCATGCGTCCGGACTAACCGTTTGCCCGGGCTTTATTGACACCCACTCGCACTCGGATACCTATCTGCTCCTCGAACCCTCCGCCGCATCCAAGGTCTATCAAGGCATCACCACAGAGATTTGCGGCAACTGCGGCGCTTCCGCCGCCCCGCTCAACGGCGACTACAAAATGCCCTCCGACTGGCTCGACAAGGACTACTCCGCACTGCCCTCCAAGCACACTTGCGCAAGTGTGCTTGGGAAAGGCGCCCCTCCCTGGAAAACCGTCTCCGACTACCGGGCGCTCTACGAAGCCGTGAAGCCGGCCATCAATGCCGCCTTGCTCGTTGGACACAACACGCTACATGCCGGCATCTGCGGCTATGAGCCCCGCGCCGCCTCCGTCAACGAGCAGAAGCGGATGGAACGGGCGCTTGAGCAAGCGCTCGCCGAAGGAGCAATCGGCCTGAGCTCCGGGCTCGCCTACCCGCCCGGCTCCGCCGTACCGCGCGAGGAAATCATTGAGCTGGCCAAGGTGGTCGTTAAATATGACGGGCTATACACCACCCATATGCGGTCGGAATCCAGCGAATTGCTCGAAGCCATCGACGAATCGATCCAGATTGCCGAACACGCCGGCGCCAGACTGCAGATTTCGCACCTCAAGGCATCGGGCACCAGCAACTGGAACAAGATCGATTCCGCCTTCGAGATGATCCGGAACGCCCAAAAACGGATACCGATCGGCTCCGACCGCTACCCCTACACCGCCGGCTCCACCGATCTCGACATTTGCCTGCCCAAGTGGGCCACCTATGGCGGGCGCCCCGCCATCCTCGAACGCCTGCGCACCCCCGCCGTTCGCGAAAAGATCCGGGAAGAACTCCTGGAAAACCCTCCCGGCCACTGGGATAATGTGATGGTTGGCTCCACGCAGTTCGAGGAATTCAAAGGCCACTACCTCCCCGAAGTAGCCAAGGCATTGGAAATGAACGAAGTCGATGCCTTCCTCCGCCTGATCGACGCGGACGACCTGAAAACCGGCGGCATTTTCTTTGGCCTGTCGGAAGAAAACCTTTGGCGTGTGCTGGCCGAACCGTATGTCTCCATCGGTTCCGACGGTTCGATGCGCGCGCCTTGGGGACCGCTCTCCACCGATCACCCCCACCCGCGCTCCTATGGAAGCCACACCCGGTTCCTGCGCGCCGCCCTAGACGGAAAAACCGTCCCACTCCCCGAAGCCATTCGAAAAATGACCTCCCTGCCCGCCGAACAATTTGGCCTGAAGAGACGCGGGCTGCTTAAGGAAGGCTACGCCGCCGACATCCTCGTCTTCGATCCGGAGGAGATCCGCGAAAACGCAACCTATGCGAAACCCCACCAGCTTTCCGGTGGCATGCGCCACGTTTTCGTGAACGGAGTCCACGCCCTGGATGGCGGAAACCCCACCAGCCATCACGGCGGCAGTTTCATCGCGAGAGCTCGATGA
- a CDS encoding helix-turn-helix domain-containing protein produces MRPKLKITSSTYSREDLLDHIDDAHFQKNWKAKRRYQVILYALSGKYTTDEIAELVGCSRASVTNWVRRWREGGTWALEKNNYRPTRQPALTEEMIVDLVEHLTAGLISGGKGHESIQVWLKERYDLDLAITAVDYWYSKIWDRFCKGELQDCDGFPDNPHKVDLRLRKRMEGQDKKRAERERRRRQLSQVA; encoded by the coding sequence ATGAGACCGAAACTTAAAATCACCTCCAGTACCTACTCCCGTGAAGACCTTCTTGATCATATCGACGATGCTCATTTCCAGAAAAACTGGAAGGCAAAGCGTCGGTACCAGGTCATCCTTTATGCCTTGTCAGGAAAGTACACTACCGATGAAATCGCAGAGCTAGTCGGGTGTAGCCGGGCGAGTGTAACAAACTGGGTAAGGCGCTGGCGGGAGGGTGGTACTTGGGCATTGGAGAAAAACAACTACAGGCCTACCCGCCAACCTGCACTTACCGAGGAAATGATAGTCGATTTAGTCGAGCATCTGACAGCGGGCCTGATAAGCGGGGGTAAAGGACATGAAAGCATACAGGTCTGGCTGAAGGAAAGGTATGACCTGGACCTGGCGATTACGGCGGTGGACTACTGGTATTCAAAAATCTGGGATCGGTTCTGTAAGGGGGAGTTGCAAGACTGCGACGGTTTTCCGGATAATCCTCATAAAGTTGATCTGAGACTTCGGAAGAGGATGGAGGGTCAGGATAAGAAGAGGGCAGAGCGGGAAAGGAGACGTCGGCAGCTGAGTCAGGTAGCTTAA
- a CDS encoding sulfatase yields MKKRWIVFYVLVAGLANAAERPNVLFVAIDDLNDWIGCFDGHPQVQTPNLDKFNAEGGMVMYDAHCSSTVCGPSRSSLLTGKYPHNTGVYGNTTNLRNAPKTKDLLTLPQYFSTHGYHTLSSGKIFHKHPVPGDKGNAKGDEGQWAFDEWVPLKGGVGAISKDRPVNGLPALLSDKSYHAKGFDWGPTIGNDETKMKDYITAEWAAEQLNTREFEKPFFMAIGLSKPHLPWYVPQKYFDRYPLEDIELPKTIPDDLEDIKNKFGKPVKPHNTWVRVETAGRHKEAVQAYLATITFLDDCVGVLLDGLANSKYADNTIVMLWGDHGWHLGEKQKYGKTQLWQESCRVPMMVKVPGVTPDNKQCMGVVNLIDMYPTLIDLCGLPKNPENDGRSFAKLLQNPDMKWNTPTLSDYGYGGHRIYDGRYSYIVFTEQGTEELYDHKNDPMEWNNLINNPEYEAIKERLKALVPTEREPESPRNGK; encoded by the coding sequence ATGAAGAAGAGATGGATTGTTTTTTATGTTCTGGTGGCGGGTTTGGCCAATGCGGCCGAGAGGCCCAATGTACTGTTTGTCGCAATTGACGACCTGAATGACTGGATCGGGTGCTTTGACGGCCATCCGCAGGTGCAGACGCCGAACCTCGACAAGTTCAATGCCGAGGGAGGCATGGTGATGTATGATGCGCACTGCTCCTCGACCGTGTGCGGCCCTTCGCGTTCATCGCTGCTGACCGGAAAGTATCCGCACAATACCGGCGTGTATGGAAATACGACGAATCTGCGGAATGCGCCGAAAACAAAAGACCTGTTGACCCTGCCGCAATATTTCAGCACACATGGCTATCATACCTTGTCCTCGGGTAAAATTTTCCACAAACACCCAGTGCCAGGCGATAAAGGGAATGCAAAGGGGGATGAAGGGCAATGGGCCTTCGATGAATGGGTTCCTTTAAAGGGAGGCGTCGGCGCGATCAGTAAAGACCGCCCGGTCAATGGGCTGCCGGCGCTGCTGAGCGACAAATCCTATCATGCCAAAGGGTTCGACTGGGGTCCAACCATTGGAAATGATGAAACCAAGATGAAGGATTACATCACCGCCGAGTGGGCAGCGGAGCAACTCAATACGCGGGAGTTCGAGAAACCCTTTTTTATGGCGATCGGTTTATCCAAGCCGCATCTGCCGTGGTATGTCCCGCAGAAATACTTTGATCGGTATCCGTTGGAGGATATTGAGCTTCCAAAGACGATTCCGGATGATCTTGAAGACATCAAAAACAAGTTTGGGAAGCCGGTCAAACCGCATAACACCTGGGTGCGTGTGGAAACAGCCGGCCGCCACAAGGAGGCCGTGCAGGCCTATCTCGCGACGATCACGTTTCTGGATGATTGTGTTGGCGTGCTGCTTGATGGACTGGCCAACAGCAAGTATGCCGACAATACGATTGTGATGCTTTGGGGCGACCACGGATGGCATCTTGGCGAGAAACAGAAATACGGCAAGACGCAGCTCTGGCAGGAATCTTGTCGCGTGCCGATGATGGTCAAGGTGCCGGGCGTCACGCCGGACAACAAACAGTGTATGGGAGTCGTTAACCTGATTGACATGTATCCGACGCTCATTGATCTGTGTGGCCTGCCAAAGAATCCTGAAAACGACGGACGCAGTTTTGCAAAACTGCTGCAGAATCCGGATATGAAATGGAATACGCCGACACTTTCGGACTATGGCTATGGCGGGCACCGGATTTATGATGGGCGCTACAGCTATATCGTTTTTACCGAACAGGGGACGGAAGAGCTGTATGATCATAAGAACGATCCAATGGAATGGAATAACCTGATCAACAATCCTGAATATGAAGCCATTAAGGAACGTCTGAAGGCGCTGGTTCCAACTGAGCGCGAACCGGAATCCCCGAGGAATGGGAAGTAA
- a CDS encoding sialate O-acetylesterase, whose amino-acid sequence MSTRQQAFVVLLIFLSAQVNALELPRVFSDGMVLQRDLPVSVWGRCEPGETVEVQFAERTASTIADDEGNWSVCLDPLKASFEAREFVVSSASKKIVFKNVLVGEVWLASGQSNMQWPVNKSVDSDLLRLGGTDPYLRLLPMFCRPSAQPEFTSPMSWVLHSPQAAEKFSAVGYQFARDMRMTLQVPVGIILCAVGGTSAIAWTRTKAASQDPVLQAKLEEWDIALARYDEDLAAWEIEYAAWLEKNGIAEPDYEIHKRTGAPRMPHGEKSAHRPGNLANGMISPFAGYTMRGVIWYQGEEDVQWDPANYGERLKVMIEDWRDWWGLDLHFGIVQLPNLKKAEAEPSNNPWPKFRESQRRLAEADPNTGLVVTIDLGEANDIHPMNKFPVGRRLARWALTDVYGMLDLRGGPEVEGAVRETSSIILNFSQTGSGLHVNDLHELGGFTASDSETEPKWGTQFYPVEAKLRSGTEVELTIPAGKNPIRVRYGWQSNPVDANLSNKERLPASPFEIALSLCD is encoded by the coding sequence ATGTCTACTCGACAACAGGCTTTTGTTGTTCTTTTAATTTTCTTGAGTGCTCAGGTTAACGCGCTGGAATTACCACGTGTTTTTTCAGATGGTATGGTTTTGCAACGGGACCTGCCGGTTTCGGTTTGGGGTCGATGCGAACCCGGGGAAACTGTTGAGGTGCAGTTTGCAGAAAGAACTGCTTCAACGATTGCGGATGACGAGGGAAACTGGTCGGTTTGCCTGGACCCGCTCAAGGCTTCGTTTGAGGCTCGTGAGTTTGTGGTTTCCAGCGCATCCAAAAAGATTGTTTTTAAGAACGTTCTGGTTGGCGAAGTCTGGCTGGCTTCCGGGCAGTCCAATATGCAGTGGCCCGTCAATAAATCTGTAGATTCGGATCTCCTTCGGCTCGGTGGCACCGATCCTTATCTGCGTTTGCTTCCGATGTTTTGCCGGCCATCGGCCCAGCCAGAATTTACTTCTCCAATGTCATGGGTTTTGCATAGTCCTCAAGCGGCAGAAAAGTTCAGTGCGGTTGGTTATCAGTTTGCACGTGATATGCGTATGACGTTACAGGTGCCGGTCGGCATTATCCTGTGTGCGGTTGGAGGCACTTCGGCTATCGCATGGACCCGGACGAAAGCTGCGTCCCAAGATCCGGTTCTTCAGGCGAAGTTGGAGGAGTGGGATATCGCGCTTGCCCGCTACGATGAGGATCTGGCCGCTTGGGAAATAGAGTATGCCGCATGGCTTGAGAAAAACGGGATCGCCGAACCCGACTATGAGATTCATAAGCGCACGGGTGCTCCGAGAATGCCGCATGGTGAGAAGAGTGCGCATCGACCCGGAAATCTGGCAAACGGGATGATCAGTCCTTTTGCCGGCTACACGATGCGCGGAGTGATTTGGTATCAGGGCGAGGAAGATGTTCAATGGGATCCGGCAAATTATGGTGAACGGCTTAAGGTTATGATTGAGGACTGGCGGGACTGGTGGGGGTTGGATTTGCACTTTGGGATTGTTCAACTGCCTAATTTAAAGAAGGCCGAGGCAGAGCCATCCAATAACCCGTGGCCGAAATTCCGCGAGAGTCAACGTAGGCTGGCCGAGGCAGATCCGAACACGGGGTTGGTTGTTACCATCGATCTTGGAGAGGCCAATGATATTCATCCAATGAATAAGTTTCCTGTTGGTCGTCGGCTCGCCAGATGGGCGCTGACGGATGTTTACGGCATGCTCGATCTGCGGGGCGGTCCGGAGGTTGAAGGTGCTGTTCGGGAGACCTCTTCGATTATCCTGAACTTTTCGCAGACCGGATCTGGACTTCATGTTAATGATCTTCACGAACTTGGCGGGTTTACCGCATCCGATAGCGAGACCGAGCCGAAGTGGGGGACCCAATTTTATCCTGTGGAAGCAAAGCTTCGTTCCGGGACGGAGGTCGAGCTCACGATTCCTGCGGGAAAGAACCCTATCCGCGTACGCTATGGCTGGCAGTCGAATCCGGTTGACGCCAACCTGAGTAACAAGGAGCGTCTTCCTGCGAGCCCGTTCGAGATTGCTCTCTCGTTGTGTGATTAA